A window of the Cannabis sativa cultivar Pink pepper isolate KNU-18-1 chromosome X, ASM2916894v1, whole genome shotgun sequence genome harbors these coding sequences:
- the LOC133032206 gene encoding uncharacterized protein LOC133032206, with protein MSAGMDRYMQYRLAEQDEDCVDSFTDLLTNNNGKKNGRGPTQMRDIWGNHDGTKMEITCNEFGQPHDKNASKLTNFIGTLVRDGKNAPINYKSWHKVPDKYKDRMWKIIQEKFDIPPLAENWTMRSCGKELKNWKAYLKRTYYSETLSFEEQKKYKDKRVYAGQWEELIKYWATDDAKKISATNKASRGQKKYNHTTGTKSFAQIRAAQKENGGSTPTRAAMFNVCYTKKDKSVTDTTKEVMVQLQEKQELNEDVSKEKGMNDTFSEVMGKEKYGSVRMYGFGVCPSDVWENKSTKKGNQKKYIQTLEAELKELRSQVQANKQNYNANDTSIIPDMALNYNDNATSSQLAKKPCMSHNKESRRQLWFSSSAYDIPIVEVGEMVNLKSVTADPETIAIGLVVSKDSSKEVGGKELGDHYSEVVVQVCINPDEELIRPYGQYKTIGEVVGASIAWPTTFLVSRKSDKQLHDSMM; from the exons ATGTCTGCAGGTATGGATAGATATATGCAATATAGATTGGCTGAACAAGATGAAGATTGTGTAGATTCATTTACAGATTTGTTGACAAATAATAATGGTAAAAAGAATGGTAGAGGTCCAACACAAATGCGTGACATTTGGGGTAATCATGATGGTACAAAGATGGAAATCACATGTAATGAATTTGGGCAACCACATGATAAAAACGCAAGTAAGCTTACAAATTTTATTGGGACATTAGTACGAGATGGAAAAAATGCTCCAATTAACTACAAAAGTTGGCATAAAGTACCTGACAAATACAAAGATAGAATGTGGAAAATCATACAG GAAAAATTTGATATTCCTCCTCTGGCAGAAAATTGGACTATGCGGTCTTGTGGTAAGGAACTTAAAAATTGGAAAGCTTATCTTAAGAGAACTTACTATTCGGAAACTTTATCTTTTGAGgagcaaaaaaaatataaggatAAAAGAGTATATGCTGGGCAATGGGaggaattaataaaatattgggcaacaGACGATGCAAag aaaatAAGTGCTACAAACAAAGCTAGTCGTGGTCAAAAGAAATACAACCATACAACTGGCACAAAAAGTTTTGCACAAATTAGAGCAGCACAG AAAGAGAATGGTGGAAGTACACCAACACGTGCTGCTATGTTTAACGTCTGCTATACAAAAAAAGATAAGAGTGTAACTGATACAACGAAAGAAGTAATG GTACAATTACAAGAGAAACAAGAGTTGAATGAAGATGTATCAAAGGAAAAGGGTATGAATGACACTTTCTCTGAAGTAATGGGTAAAGAAAAATACGGATCAGTCCGTATGTACGGTTTTGGTGTTTGCCCATCTGACGTATGGGAAAACAAATCCACCAAGAAAGGAAACCAAAAGAAGTATATACAGACTCTAGAAGCTGAATTGAAAGAATTAAGATCTCAAGTTCAAGCCAACAAGCAAAATTACAATGCAAATGACACATCTATTATACCTGACATG GCTCTTAATTACAATGACAATGCCACTTCTTCACAACTG GCCAAAAAGCCTTGTATGTCACATAACAAGGAATCTCGACGTCAGTTGTGGTTTTCATCTTCAGCATATGATATTCCAATTGTTGag GTTGGTGAAATGGTTAATCTTAAGAGTGTTACTGCTGATCCTGAAACAATTGCTATTGGTCTAGTTGTTAGTAAAGATTCATCAAAAGAAGTTGGAGGAAAAGAGCTCGGAGATCATTATTCTGAAGTTGTTGTTCAAGTTTGTATCAACCCCGACGAGgaattaattagaccatatgGACAATACAAGACAATTGGTGAAGTTGTTGGAGCATCTATTGCATGGCCAACAACATTTCTG GTTTCACGAAAATCAGATAAACAACTTCATGATTCAATGATGTGA
- the LOC133032207 gene encoding mitogen-activated protein kinase kinase kinase 20-like, with translation MKRLRRESDFYSNVHENDYSEEQSIYSINNTGKWKRSQLLGKGYNGTVYLVEMIKPPPIITSSRLNGSHPIMAVKTTLASRSDELKKEKKLLQLFHDSPYIVRCFGDDITITTDNNGNKTKLYNVFLEYAQGGCLADFMDVTILSETKVRQYTKSILRGLECVHKKGIVHCDLKPENILMVKEEDDDEDFVAKISDFGLSKKMSDDWRTPGIVKGTKVYWAPECVEDEIQEQCSDIWALGCIVLYMLTDGSMRWNNKINETMSKDAKDFLVKCFEANPLERPSATMLLSHPFVGGSGFINKVIPKRKKIKNS, from the coding sequence ATGAAGAGATTACGTAGAGAAAGTGATTTTTATAGCAATGTTCATGAAAATGATTATAGTGAAGAACAAAGTATTTACTCTATAAATAATACGGGTAAATGGAAACGAAGTCAACTACTTGGAAAAGGTTATAATGGCACTGTTTACTTGGTTGAGATGATCAAACCACCTCCAATAATAACATCATCACGTTTAAATGGTTCTCATCCTATTATGGCCGTTAAAACTACTTTGGCTTCTCGTAGTGATGAGctcaagaaggagaagaagttACTCCAACTCTTTCATGATAGTCCTTACATTGTTCGATGTTTTGGAGATgacataacaatcacaacagaCAACAACGGAAACAAAACTAAACTCTACAATGTTTTCTTGGAGTATGCTCAAGGTGGATGTTTAGCTGATTTTATGGACGTTACTATATTGTCTGAGACTAAAGTGAGACAGTATACAAAATCTATTTTGAGAGGACTTGAGTGTGTTCACAAGAAAGGTATTGTTCATTGCGATTTGAAACCTGAGAATATATTGATGGTGAAGGAAGAAGACGACGATGAGGATTTTGTGGCTAAAATATCGGATTTTGGACTTTCGAAAAAGATGTCTGATGATTGGAGGACTCCTGGTATTGTGAAAGGAACAAAAGTTTATTGGGCTCCGGAATGTGTAGAAGATGAAATTCAAGAACAGTGTTCGGATATATGGGCACTAGGTTGTATTGTTTTATATATGCTAACAGATGGAAGTATGAGATGGAACaacaaaataaatgaaactATGTCTAAAGATGCTAAAGATTTTCTCGTCAAGTGTTTTGAAGCCAATCCATTGGAAAGACCATCCGCCACCATGCTTTTGAGTCATCCATTTGTAGGTGGGAGTggatttattaataaagtaattCCTAAGAGAaaaaagataaagaactctTAA
- the LOC115702576 gene encoding replication protein A 70 kDa DNA-binding subunit B-like isoform X2 — protein MPTLHQSVDDITPTTVGWKIKMTVLQKFPPRTSMSSPVRYQKLYLSDPKGTRVDAVIFADDIEALEDTLHELHTYHISDARVNRTPARYLKNGTNYHFSWTLNSKTQVVEVQEEDKQISKPVHEFVSFKNLSSDKYSNTPQDIIGVAVKINPTKVVNTVYGQRTIQEIYLIDDSCSFHPICLTLWGALVQDISEKLSEVTGNNPIIMGTKMIVQTKRVVNQVQSKSILTIMKQLLFINGLKITKQT, from the exons ATGCCGACTCTACACCAATCAGTTGATGACATCACTCCAACCACAGTTGGATGGAAAATAAAAATGACAGTTCTACAAAAATTTCCACCACGAACAAGCATGAGTTCACCAGTCCGATATCAGAAGCTGTATTTATCTGATCCAAAG GGGACGAGAGTAGATGCAGTAATTTTCGCAGACGATATTGAAGCTTTGGAGGACACTTTGCATGAGTTACACACCTACCACATCAGTGATGCCCGTGTCAACAGAACCCCTGCCAGATACCTTAAAAATGGCACAAATTACCATTTTAGCTGGACGCTGAACTCAAAAACACAAGTTGTTGAAGTCCAAGAAGAAGACAAACAAATTTCTAAGCCAGTCCATGAGTTCGTTTCGTTTAAGAACTTGTCATCTGACAAATACTCCAACACACCACAAG ATATCATAGGAGTAGCTGTCAAAATAAACCCAACAAAAGTGGTGAACACAGTGTATGGACAGCGAACCATACAAGAAATTTATCTAATCGATGAcag TTGTAGCTTCCACCCGATATGTTTAACTCTGTGGGGTGCTTTGGTACAAGATATTAGTGAAAAATTGTCTGAAGTTACTGGAAACAACCCAATAATAATGGGAACAAAGATGATTGTTCAAACTAAGAGAG TCGTGAATCAagtacaatcgaaatcaatccTGACAATTATGAAGCAACTACTCTTCATCAATG GGCTGAAAATAACAAAGCAgacataa
- the LOC133032208 gene encoding uncharacterized protein LOC133032208 encodes MRVRLDPLSSDYVLSVGNGTPPNTINDIIKIPHEMLVPYDDDNSSLNILIEDVFHNIQQYPENVSTMMNRAILTPKNSFVDEINSLLIGRFPGEVHLYYSRDETVDNTEQSVMEDFLNTLTPNGLPPHELKLKKNCPIMLLRNINPSEGLCNGTRLICRAFDQNVIDAEIVVGHHIGKRVFIPRIPFLPNVDENSGFPFKRTQFPIRLSFAMTINKSQGQTLDYVGIYLPQPVFSHGQLYVAISRAKTSSTVRVLIRPVSTSQQDKNLTKNIVYTELLALSCLS; translated from the coding sequence ATGCGAGTCAGGCTGGATCCGTTGTCTTCGGACTACGTGTTGTCGGTGGGCAACGGCACGCCACCAAACACAATCAATGACATAATAAAAATACCACATGAAATGCTTGTACCGTATGATGACGACAACAGTTCCTTAAATATCTTGATAGAAGACGTTTTCCACAACATTCAGCAATATCCAGAAAATGTGTCTACCATGATGAACCGTGCAATACTAACACCAAAGAACAGCTTTGTCGATGAAATAAATTCGTTGTTAATTGGACGATTCCCAGGAGAAGTCCACCTATACTATAGTAGGGATGAGACGGTAGATAATACTGAGCAATCGGTAATGGAGGACTTCTTAAACACTCTAACTCCGAATGGATTACCCCCACATgaattaaaactcaaaaaaaattgTCCCATAATGCTGCTTAGAAACATTAATCCTTCTGAAGGTTTATGCAATGGAACACGTTTAATATGTCGGGCATTCGACCAAAATGTCATAGATGCTGAAATTGTCGTGGGACACCATATCGGAAAAAGAGTGTTCATTCCAAGGATACCGTTCCTGCCAAATGTGGATGAAAATAGTGGTTTTCCATTCAAACGAACGCAATTCCCAATCAGATTGAGTTTTGCAATGACTATAAATAAGTCCCAGGGACAAACATTGGATTACGTTGGGATCTATTTACCACAACCTGTTTTTTCACACGGTCAGTTATATGTAGCAATATCACGAGCAAAGACGTCATCAACAGTTAGAGTCCTGATCCGACCTGTGTCAACTTCGCAACAAGATAAGAACTTGACTAAAAACATCGTGTACACAGAGTTATTAGCattatcttgtttaagttaa
- the LOC133032209 gene encoding uncharacterized protein LOC133032209, with product MHGLLQRDSCLEDCLHEASLYQMPSSLRRLFATILVYCNPNNPRELWEHFEEQMSLDIKKTENDTQNVRYQVLRSISSTIESMGKDINSYQLLDEDIIFDNDEFQSREINDELNVEIPEEDVTASERLNTEQQQVYNAVMDIVRSNGAVALATASLGVAASILPGGRTAHSRFKLPLDADGKSTCCVSKQSALAKLLCAAKLIIWDEAPMTRKQHIEALDKMLQDINDTTLPFGGKVIVFGGDFRQVLPVVQKGTRQEQINSSLVYSYLWPTLTKF from the exons ATGCATGGATTGCTACAGAGAGATAGTTGCTTAGAAGACTGTTTACACGAAGCATCCCTTTATCAAATGCCTTCCAGTTTGAGGCGATTGTTTGCAACAATATTAGTCTACTGTAATCCGAACAATCCCAGAGAACTTTGGGAACATTTTGAGGAACAAATGTCACTCGATAtcaaaaaaacagaaaatgatACACAAAACGTAAGATATCAAGTATTGCGGTCGATATCTTCGACAATTGAGTCTATGGGAAAAGACATTAATTCATACCAACTGCTTGACGAAGACATCATCTTTGATAATGACGAATTTCAATCCAGAGAAATTAACGATGAATTGAATGTAGAAATTCCAGAGGAAGATGTTACAGCGTCAGAAAGACTTAATACTGAGCAACAACAAGTGTACAATGCAGTAATGGATa TCGTACGATCTAATGGTGCCGTGGCACTTGCAACTGCTTCATTAGGTGTGGCAGCATCTATTCTTCCGGGAGGTCGTACAGCTCACTCACGTTTCAAGCTTCCCCTCGATGCCGATGGAAAAAGCACATGCTGTGTAAGCAAACAGAGTGCACTGGCCAAACTACTTTGTGcagcaaaattaattatatgggaTGAGGCCCCAATGACCCGAAAACAGCACATAGAAGCGTTAGATAAAATGCTACAAGACATTAACGATACAACCTTACCATTTGGTGGAAAGGTAATTGTTTTTGGAGGAGATTTTCGCCAGGTGTTACCTGTGGTACAAAAAGGAACGAGACAGGAGCAGATAAATTCTAGCTTGGTATATTCATACCTGTGGCCTACTTTGACTAAATTTTGA
- the LOC115702576 gene encoding uncharacterized protein LOC115702576 isoform X1 yields MYIKMESSRLDYYRGQQMHIRTELYQGIVDTITLGERDASNVGKRIILPSSFIGGPRDMRKRYMEAMALVQRFGKPDIFLTMTCNPNWKEITNELCQHEESQNRPDLVARVFHAKLEELKDKLFKKEIFGKVAAYVYVIEHQKRGLPHAHFLIILKRDWKLHAPESFDEIVSAEIPDKNSNIHLHKAVVKHMMHGPCGDLNKTNVCMKGENPRCKNNFPKKYAPFTSVGNDCFPIYRRSNNGVTVKVRGATLDNCWVVPYNPYLLATFDCHMNVEICSTVKAVKYLYKYIYKGYDRVAFNLVSETNNQQVDEIHQFQTVRWIAAPEAMWRIYGFIVNEMSPAVYSLHLHLKNQHTVTFRGNSDLSNIANSEHYKKSMLTEFFELNKVDENARMLLYRQIPEYYVWNNQNRRWTPRKKKDSNRTYCNSKPIRRRKIFFADTAKSHKRPVIFRRYQDSTWRIGANIS; encoded by the coding sequence ATGTATATCAAGATGGAGTCTTCAAGATTGGATTATTATAGAGGCCAGCAAATGCACATACGAACAGAATTATATCAAGGTATAGTTGACACGATTACGCTGGGAGAACGAGACGCTTCTAATGTTGGGAAACGAATCATACTCCCTTCGTCTTTCATAGGAGGACCAAGAGACATGAGGAAGAGATACATGGAGGCTATGGCGTTAGTACAACGCTTTGGTAAacctgatatttttctaacgaTGACATGCAACCCAAACTGGAAGGAAATCACAAATGAATTATGTCAACACGAGGAGAGCCAAAATAGACCTGATCTGGTTGCACGAGTTTTCCATGCAAAACTAGAGGAATTAAAGGACAAGTTATTCAAGAAAGAGATATTCGGCAAGGTCGCAGCATATGTCTACGTTATTGAGCACCAAAAAAGAGGTCTTCCACATGCACACtttttaattatattgaaaagGGATTGGAAATTACATGCTCCTGAATCCTTCGATGAGATCGTGTCAGCAGAGATTCCAGATAAAAACTCTAACATCCACTTGCACAAGGCGGTTGTAAAACACATGATGCATGGACCTTGTGGGGATTTGAACAAAACAAATGTTTGCATGAAGGGGGAGAATCCACGTTGCAaaaataattttccaaaaaaGTATGCTCCATTTACGTCTGTTGGAAATGACTGTTTCCCTATTTATAGGCGTTCAAATAATGGTGTGACCGTAAAGGTCAGAGGGGCAACATTAGACAATTGTTGGGTTGTTCCCTACAACCCATATCTCCTTGCCACATTTGACTGCCACATGAATGTAGAAATTTGCTCTACAGTGAAGGCGGTAAAGTatctctataaatacatttacaaAGGCTATGATCGTGTTGCATTCAACTTGGTCTCCGAAACAAACAACCAACAAGTTGATGAAATACATCAGTTCCAGACAGTTCGATGGATTGCTGCCCCTGAAGCAATGTGGAGAATATACGGATTTATTGTAAATGAGATGTCCCCAGCAGTATATAGCTTGCATTTACATCTCAAGAATCAGCATACGGTTACATTCCGAGGAAATTCTGACCTGTCAAACATTGCTAATTCGGAACATTACAAAAAATCTATGTTAACAGAATTCTTTGAATTAAATAAAGTAGATGAAAATGCAAGGATGTTACTGTACAGACAAATTCCTGAATACTATGTTTGGAACAATCAAAACAGAAGGTGGACTCCACGAAAGAAAAAAGACAGTAATAGGACGTATTGTAACAGCAAACCCATTAGAAGGCGAAAGATATTTTTTGCGGATACTGCTAAATCACATAAAAGGCCCGTTATCTTTCGAAGATATCAGGACAGTACATGGCGTATTGGCGCCAACATATCGTGA
- the LOC133032627 gene encoding reticulon-like protein B6 codes for MAERTESAEAKSESLIEKITEKIHGHGDSSSSSSDSASEQVKPESPSSVKTKIFRLFGRERPVHQVFGGGKRCMLRLSP; via the exons ATGGCTGAGCGAACTGAGAGCGCGGAGGCGAAATCGGAGTCTTTGATCGAGAAGATTACAGAGAAGATCCATGGTCATGGCGACTCTTCATCCTCCTCATCCGACTCTGCATCGGAGCAAGTGAAACCGGAATCTCCGTCTTCTGTTAAGACCAAGATTTTCAGGCTTTTTGGGCGAGAAAGACCAGTTCACCAGGTTTTCGGTGGAGGAAAAC GTTGCATGCTCAGGCTCTCACCTTAA
- the LOC133032210 gene encoding uncharacterized protein LOC133032210, with amino-acid sequence MSAGMDRYMQYRLAEQDEDCVDSFTDLLTNNNGKKNGRGPTQMRDIWGNHDGTKMEITCNEFGQPHDKNASKLTNFIGTLVRDGKNAPINYKSWHKVPDKYKDRMWKIIQEKFDIPPLAENWTMRSCGKELKNWKAYLKRTYYSETLSFEEQKKYKDKRVYAGQWEELIKYCATDDAKKISATNKASRGQKKYNHTTGTKSFAQIRAAQKENGGSTPTRAAMFNVCYTKKDKSVTDTTKEVMVQLQEKQELNEDVSKEKGMNDTFSEVMGKEKYGSVRMYGFGVCPSDVWENKSTKKGNQKKYIQTLEAELKELRSQVQANKQNYNANDTSIIPDMALNYNDNATSSQLAKKPCMSHNKESRRQLWFSSSAYDIPIVGEMVNLKSVTADPETIAIGLVVSKDSSKEVGGKELGDHYSEVVVQVCINPDEELIRPYGQYKTIGEVVGASIAWSTTFLVSRKSDKQLHDSMM; translated from the exons ATGTCTGCAGGTATGGATAGATATATGCAATATAGATTGGCTGAACAAGATGAAGATTGTGTAGATTCATTTACAGATTTGTTGACAAATAATAATGGTAAAAAGAATGGTAGAGGTCCAACACAAATGCGTGACATTTGGGGTAATCATGATGGTACAAAGATGGAAATCACATGTAATGAATTTGGGCAACCACATGATAAAAACGCAAGTAAGCTTACAAATTTTATTGGGACATTAGTACGAGATGGAAAAAATGCTCCAATTAACTACAAAAGTTGGCATAAGGTACCTGACAAATACAAAGATAGAATGTGGAAAATCATACAG GAAAAATTTGATATTCCTCCTCTGGCAGAAAATTGGACTATGCGGTCTTGTGGTAAGGAACTTAAAAATTGGAAAGCTTATCTTAAGAGAACTTACTATTCGGAAACTTTATCTTTTGAGgagcaaaaaaaatataaggatAAAAGAGTATATGCTGGGCAATGGGaggaattaataaaatattgcgCAACAGACGATGCAAag aaaatAAGTGCTACAAACAAAGCTAGTCGTGGTCAAAAGAAATACAACCATACAACTGGCACAAAAAGTTTTGCACAAATTAGAGCAGCACAG AAAGAGAATGGTGGAAGTACACCAACACGTGCTGCTATGTTTAACGTCTGCTATACAAAAAAAGATAAGAGTGTAACTGATACAACGAAAGAAGTAATG GTACAATTACAAGAGAAACAAGAGTTGAATGAAGATGTATCAAAGGAAAAGGGTATGAATGACACTTTCTCTGAAGTAATGGGTAAAGAAAAATACGGATCAGTCCGTATGTACGGCTTTGGTGTTTGCCCATCTGACGTATGGGAAAACAAATCCACCAAGAAAGGAAACCAAAAGAAGTATATACAGACTCTAGAAGCTGAATTGAAAGAATTAAGATCTCAAGTTCAAGCCAACAAGCAAAATTACAATGCAAATGACACATCTATTATACCTGACATG GCTCTTAATTACAATGACAATGCCACTTCTTCACAACTG GCCAAAAAGCCTTGTATGTCACATAACAAGGAATCTCGACGTCAGTTGTGGTTTTCATCTTCAGCATATGATATTCCAATT GTTGGTGAAATGGTTAATCTTAAGAGTGTTACTGCTGATCCTGAAACAATTGCTATTGGTCTAGTTGTTAGTAAAGATTCATCAAAAGAAGTTGGAGGAAAAGAGCTCGGAGATCATTATTCTGAAGTTGTTGTTCAAGTTTGTATCAACCCCGACGAGgaattaattagaccatatgGACAATACAAGACAATTGGTGAAGTTGTTGGAGCATCTATTGCATGGTCAACAACATTTCTG GTTTCACGAAAATCAGATAAACAACTTCATGATTCAATGATGTGA
- the LOC133032211 gene encoding mitogen-activated protein kinase kinase kinase 20-like, which yields MKRLRRESDFYSNVHENDYSEEQSIYSINNTGKWKRSQLLGKGYNGTVYLVEMIKPPPIITSSRLNGSHPIMAVKTTLASRSDELKKEKKLLQLFHDSPYIVRCFGDDITITTDNNGNKTKLYNVFLEYAQGGCLADFMDVTILSETKVRQRYTKSILRGLECVHKKGIVHCDLKPENILMVKEEDDDEDFVAKISDFGLSKKMSDDWRTPGIVKGTKVYWAPECVEDEIQEQCSDIWALGCIVLYMLTDGSMRWNNKMNETMSKDAKDFLVKCFEANPLERPSATMLLSHPFVGGSGFINKVIPKRKKIKNS from the coding sequence ATGAAGAGATTACGTAGAGAAAGTGATTTTTATAGCAATGTTCATGAAAATGATTATAGTGAAGAACAAAGTATTTACTCTATAAATAATACGGGTAAATGGAAACGAAGTCAACTACTTGGAAAAGGTTATAATGGCACTGTTTACTTGGTTGAGATGATCAAACCACCTCCAATAATAACATCATCACGTTTAAATGGTTCTCATCCTATTATGGCCGTTAAAACTACTTTGGCTTCTCGTAGTGATGAGctcaagaaggagaagaagttACTCCAACTCTTTCATGATAGTCCTTACATTGTTCGATGTTTTGGAGATgacataacaatcacaacagaCAACAACGGAAACAAAACTAAACTCTACAATGTTTTCTTGGAGTATGCTCAAGGTGGATGTTTAGCTGATTTTATGGACGTTACTATATTGTCTGAGACTAAAGTGAGACAAAGATATACAAAATCTATTTTGAGAGGACTTGAGTGTGTTCACAAGAAAGGTATTGTTCATTGCGATTTGAAACCTGAGAATATATTGATGGTGAAGGAAGAAGACGACGATGAGGATTTTGTGGCTAAAATATCGGATTTTGGACTTTCGAAAAAGATGTCTGATGATTGGAGGACTCCTGGTATTGTGAAAGGAACAAAAGTTTATTGGGCTCCGGAATGTGTAGAAGATGAAATTCAAGAACAGTGTTCGGATATATGGGCACTAGGTTGTATTGTTTTATATATGCTAACAGATGGAAGTATGAGATGGAACAACAAAATGAATGAAACTATGTCTAAAGATGCTAAAGATTTTCTCGTCAAGTGTTTTGAAGCCAATCCATTGGAAAGACCATCCGCCACCATGCTTTTGAGTCATCCATTTGTAGGTGGGAGTggatttattaataaagtaattCCTAAGAGAaaaaagataaagaactctTAA